In the genome of Streptomyces aquilus, the window TCCGTACCCATGGTCGTGCGGCAGCGCAGCAGGGCGCTGCAACACCGGTACGAATATGGGGAGTTGACGATGAAGACCTCCTGGCGGAGTGCATCGCTCGTGGCGAGCGCTGCGGCGGTGCTGGCGCTGACGACGGCGTGCGGCCAGGAAGCAGCCCCGTCCGCGAGCAGTCAGAACGTGGGCGCGACGGCCGCGGCGGGTGACTACGGAAACGCGGGTTCCGGCATCGGTTCCGGCATCGGCAACGCCGGTGCGAGCCCCTCGGCGAGCGCCCCGGAGTCCCCGGCCAAGTCCGCGGGCAAGCTGGCCGTGGTCACCAACCCCGAGCTCGGCAAGGTGCTGACCGACAACGCCGGACTCACCCTCTACCGCTTCGACACGGACACCGCCGAGCCGCCGAAGTCCAACTGCGACGGCGACTGCGCGACGACCTGGCCCCCGGTGCCGGCCGACGACGCCTCGGCCGGCGAGGGCATCGACAAGGCGCTGCTCGGCGAGGTCACCCGCGCCGACGGCAGCAAGCAGCTGACGATCGCCGGCTGGCCGGCGTACCGCTACGCGAAGGACGTCAACGCGGGCGATGTCAATGGTCAGGGCGTGGGCGGCAAGTGGTACGCGCTCGCCCCCACCGGCAAGAAGGCCTCGCTGGCCTCGCTGCCCGGACTGTCCACCCGCGAGGACCCCAACCTGGGCGAGATCGTCGTCGACAAGAACGGCATGACGGTCTACCGCTTCCTGAAGGACACCGCCTGGCCCGACCCGATCTCCCGGTGCACCGGGGCCTGCCTGGAGAAGTGGCCGGCCGTCGGCCCCGTCGGGGCGAACGACACCAAGGGTGTCCAGAAGAAGGGCCTGATGAGCTTCACCCGGCCCGACGGGGTCAAGCAGCAGACCATCAACTGCTGGCCCATCTACACCTTCGCCCAGGACAAGGAGCCGGGCGACACCAACGGTCAGGGCGTCGGCGGCACCTGGTACGCCGTCTCGCCCGACGGAAAGCCGGTCGGC includes:
- a CDS encoding SCO0930 family lipoprotein, which encodes MKTSWRSASLVASAAAVLALTTACGQEAAPSASSQNVGATAAAGDYGNAGSGIGSGIGNAGASPSASAPESPAKSAGKLAVVTNPELGKVLTDNAGLTLYRFDTDTAEPPKSNCDGDCATTWPPVPADDASAGEGIDKALLGEVTRADGSKQLTIAGWPAYRYAKDVNAGDVNGQGVGGKWYALAPTGKKASLASLPGLSTREDPNLGEIVVDKNGMTVYRFLKDTAWPDPISRCTGACLEKWPAVGPVGANDTKGVQKKGLMSFTRPDGVKQQTINCWPIYTFAQDKEPGDTNGQGVGGTWYAVSPDGKPVGAPKQ